A region from the Mya arenaria isolate MELC-2E11 chromosome 2, ASM2691426v1 genome encodes:
- the LOC128207266 gene encoding bone morphogenetic protein 10-like, whose product MQQLFVIFVISSIVFVSVIIARPIMLNIESAHNTILSSALKKAEDKDVKLSDNNGNFHRGGHSNAYGNLSVTPEFMMELYEKMSKSNFLSREADTIRSFKNIPITAREGPSQTPVQRHVNSHVHSLVFDISALDRKERVNRAELRLFTLIRPDRRSYIGVSREVAIYELMDFGASTNSGRELKYIKLTSRYIYNSVDNAWESFDVTDSVKRSVQMGSTLERLEVRIQSVFYDLFNDNMDINSDPNDTRQPVLIVYSTDPSKSHKHRNNRHDFLVHEIASNGGDTASTHLEDEYDEDIYDDDDDNSRNKRSRRRDCARWPMYVNFEDLRMHDMVIAPRGYKAYQCAGRCYVPLNNDATMHAIIQTMMHEEHPREWTSACCVPIKLAPMSLLYYDKRGVVTFKPSFDDMVVEKCACR is encoded by the exons TCACAATACAATTTTGTCGTCTGCTTTGAAAAAAGCGGAGGACAAGGATGTTAAATTATCAGACAATAATGGCAATTTTCATCGTGGCGGGCACAGTAACGCTTATGGGAATTTATCCGTGACTCCGGAGTTTATGATGgaattatatgaaaaaatgtcaaaatctaATTTCCTCTCAAGAGAGGCGGATACCATACGGAGCTTCAAAAATATTCCAATTACAG CTCGAGAGGGTCCCAGTCAAACACCCGTGCAGCGCCATGTGAACAGCCACGTACATTCCCTCGTGTTTGACATTTCCGCCCTAGACCGGAAGGAGCGCGTGAACAGGGCGGAACTGCGCCTCTTCACGCTCATTCGGCCCGATCGCCGCTCATATATCGGCGTTAGTCGAGAGGTCGCCATTTACGAACTTATGGACTTTGGTGCAAGCACCAACAGTGGTAGAGAgctgaaatatatcaaattgacTTCAAGGTACATATACAACTCAGTTGACAACGCGTGGGAAAGTTTTGACGTGACTGACTCTGTGAAGAGATCGGTCCAAATGGGATCAACTTTAGAACGATTGGAAGTGCGAATACAAAGTGTTTTCTATGATTTATTCAATGACAACATGGATATTAATTCAGATCCAAACGACACGAGACAGCCAGTGCTTATTGTTTACTCGACTGATCCATCCAAATCTCACAAACATAGGAATAATCGCCATGACTTTCTTGTTCACGAAATTGCGTCAAATGGTGGTGACACTGCGTCAACGCATTTGGAAGACGAGTATGATGAAGACATAtacgacgatgacgacgacaaCTCTCGAAATAAACGCAGTAGGCGGCGGGACTGCGCAAGATGGCCGATGTACGTGAACTTCGAGGATCTCAGGATGCACGATATGGTTATCGCACCCCGAGGATACAAG GCGTATCAGTGCGCGGGTAGGTGTTATGTGCCCCTGAACAATGACGCCACGATGCACGCGATCATACAGACCATGATGCACGAGGAGCACCCGCGAGAGTGGACATCCGCCTGCTGCGTTCCCATCAAGCTCGCGCCCATGTCGCTCCTCTACTACGACAAACGGGGCGTGGTCACATTTAAGCCTTCCTTTGACGATATGGTAGTTGAGAAATGCGCCTGTCGCTGA
- the LOC128207230 gene encoding sodium-independent sulfate anion transporter-like isoform X1 — MSGEREPLLGHAGTLSGHGSLRRRSPGSEIEEIEQEFEEEDVLTLRQVFQPNTMKQYVKRCCNVHDAKNKFPIIKWLPKYSLQDFQCDLISGLTVALTVLPQGLAYAVIANLPPQYGLYSAFMGCFVYTLLGTSKDITLGPTAIMSLMTAAFASSPIPNDPTYALILTLVCGVVQFLMGVLHLGIMVNFISYPVINAFTSAAAITIAFGQVKGILGLHDIPREFLHMVYETCKKIPETRVWDLTMGLSAIVVLLLMKQLRKIKWRQPGPNERIPMIVLVFRKFIWLSSIAANAIIVITCSGIAAILEKYGHGDALSVTGHVKAGLPPFKPPNFSLQNGNTTITTGQIFGDIGAGLIVVPILGLVESIAIGKAFARQNNYKILPNQELLAIGAANIMSSFVSAYPVTGSFSRTAVNSQSGVRTPMAGVWTGGIIILALAFLTPLFEYVPKSALSAVIISAVIQMVDYEIVMKFWKIEKLALIPWAVTFLTSFGLGIEYGILIGIGVHLLILLYPVARPRITFTKAYRSFPLSMVSVNSSALARRVQGFDRVQYLDYVVITFNQSIRYPSVEYLQNKVTQYMYKNEDEGVPLSVILDCQHLTSGLDYTTIMGLIEIIADFKRKDVHFSMAGVKKSIIKELNNADVKDIIYGDSIEDSIRKIKEAEKHGSFEDQLESITIINGKLAGATAVNASPVPGRRLPRLAGGVEPRPVSKLAQEPDRRLAQKPQSNLAFESSDSEEEDKPGSPSSKNGGFRM; from the exons ATGTCAGGAGAACGGGAGCCACTACTGGGGCATGCTGGGACATTGTCTGGTCATGGGTCGTTACGTAGGAGGTCACCAGGGTCGGAGATAGAAGAGATAGAACAGGAGTTTGAGGAGGAAGATGTGCTCACTCTGCGACAGGTCTTCCAGCCGAACACAATGAAGCAATATGTGAAACGCTGCTGTAATGTGCATGACGCAAAGAATAAATTCCCTATTATAAAATGGCTACCGAAATATag CCTGCAGGATTTCCAGTGTGACCTGATCAGTGGACTGACCGTAGCGCTTACCGTGTTACCTCAGGGCCTTGCATACGCTGTCATTGCCAACCTACCTCCTCAA tatGGTCTGTACTCGGCATTCATGGGATGTTTTGTGTACACACTCCTGGGTACATCGAAGGACATCACGCTGGGTCCTACGGCGATCATGTCCCTAATGACTGCTGCCTTTGCCTCCTCCCCGATACCTAACGACCCAACATACGCTCTCATACTCACACTTGTTTGTGGGGTCGTGCAATTTTTAATGGGTGTACTACATTTAG GAATTATGGTGAACTTCATATCGTATCCGGTTATCAACGCCTTTACCTCAGCGGCAGCCATCACAATTGCCTTTGGTCAGGTAAAAGGCATTCTGGGTCTCCATGACATTCCGCGCGAGTTCCTTCACATGGTATATGAGACCTGCAAGAAAATTCCCGAAACCAG GGTCTGGGACCTGACGATGGGATTGTCTGCCATTGTTGTACTGCTGCTTATGAAG CAACTCCGTAAGATAAAATGGCGCCAGCCAGGACCAAATGAACGAATTCCAATGATTGTTTTAGTCTTCCGCAAGTTCATTTGGCTTTCTAGTATAG CCGCCAATGCAATAATTGTGATAACGTGCAGTGGTATTGCTGCAATATTGGAGAAATATGGTCATGGAGACGCCCTGTCCGTCACCGGCCATGTGAAGGCTGGATTACCTCCCTTTAAGCCTCCAAATTTTAGTCTCCAAAATGGCAACACAACCATCACAACTGGACAAATCTTTGGT GACATCGGAGCTGGCCTCATTGTGGTGCCTATTCTTGGACTAGTGGAATCCATCGCTATCGGCAAGGCTTTTG CCCGTCAGAATAACTACAAAATTCTGCCAAACCAGGAACTCCTTGCTATTG GTGCTGCCAACATCATGAGCTCATTTGTGTCTGCATATCCTGTCACCGGCAGCTTCTCCAG GACTGCAGTTAATTCCCAGAGCGGAGTGCGAACACCAATGGCAGGAGTGTGGACAGGGGGCATAATTATCCTGGCACTGGCCTTTTTAACTCCCCTGTTTGAATATGTCCCAAAGTCCGCCCTCTCAGCTGTTATCATTTCTGCAGTCATACAGATGGTCGATTATGAGATTGTCATGAAATTCTGGAAAATAGAAA AACTGGCTCTCATTCCCTGGGCAGTGACATTTCTGACCTCCTTTGGCCTCGGTATTGAG TATGGAATTCTGATTGGTATTGGAGTCCATCTGCTTATTCTGCTGTACCCTGTCGCTAGACCAAGGATCACC TTTACAAAAGCATACAGAAGTTTTCCACTGAGTATGGTGTCTGTAAATTCTTCGGCACTTGCAAGACGTGTGCAAGGCTTTGACCGG GTGCAGTACCTGGACTATGTGGTAATCACGTTCAACCAGTCTATACGTTATCCTTCTGTTGAGTACCTACAGAACAAGGTCACACAGTACATGTACAAAA ATGAGGATGAGGGAGTTCCACTGTCTGTGATCCTTGACTGTCAACATCTCACGTCCGGTCTGGACTACACAACCATCATG gGCCTTATAGAAATAATAGCAGACTTCAAGAGAAAAGATGTCCACTTTTCAATGGCAGGAGTGAAG AAATCCATCATCAAAGAGCTTAACAATGCTGATGTGAAGGACATCATATATGGCGACTCCATAGAGGACTCCATCAGGAAAATCAAGG AGGCTGAGAAGCATGGCTCGTTCGAGGACCAACTGGAGAGTATCACCATCATCAATGGCAAACTTGCGGGGGCCACAGCTGTCAACGCCTCTCCTGTCCCCGGACGACGTCTACCAAGGCTTGCGGGGGGTGTCGAACCACGACCAGTATCAAAACTTGCACAAGAGCCTGACAGGAGACTTGCTCAAAAACCGCAATCTAACTTGGCATTCGAGTCTTCCGATTCGGAGGAGGAAGACAAACCAGGAAGTCCCAGTAGTAAAAATGGTGGTTTCCGGATGTAG
- the LOC128207230 gene encoding sodium-independent sulfate anion transporter-like isoform X2 yields the protein MSGEREPLLGHAGTLSGHGSLRRRSPGSEIEEIEQEFEEEDVLTLRQVFQPNTMKQYVKRCCNVHDAKNKFPIIKWLPKYSLQDFQCDLISGLTVALTVLPQGLAYAVIANLPPQYGLYSAFMGCFVYTLLGTSKDITLGPTAIMSLMTAAFASSPIPNDPTYALILTLVCGVVQFLMGVLHLGIMVNFISYPVINAFTSAAAITIAFGQVKGILGLHDIPREFLHMVYETCKKIPETRVWDLTMGLSAIVVLLLMKQLRKIKWRQPGPNERIPMIVLVFRKFIWLSSIAANAIIVITCSGIAAILEKYGHGDALSVTGHVKAGLPPFKPPNFSLQNGNTTITTGQIFGDIGAGLIVVPILGLVESIAIGKAFARQNNYKILPNQELLAIGAANIMSSFVSAYPVTGSFSRTAVNSQSGVRTPMAGVWTGGIIILALAFLTPLFEYVPKSALSAVIISAVIQMVDYEIVMKFWKIEKLALIPWAVTFLTSFGLGIEYGILIGIGVHLLILLYPVARPRITVQYLDYVVITFNQSIRYPSVEYLQNKVTQYMYKNEDEGVPLSVILDCQHLTSGLDYTTIMGLIEIIADFKRKDVHFSMAGVKKSIIKELNNADVKDIIYGDSIEDSIRKIKEAEKHGSFEDQLESITIINGKLAGATAVNASPVPGRRLPRLAGGVEPRPVSKLAQEPDRRLAQKPQSNLAFESSDSEEEDKPGSPSSKNGGFRM from the exons ATGTCAGGAGAACGGGAGCCACTACTGGGGCATGCTGGGACATTGTCTGGTCATGGGTCGTTACGTAGGAGGTCACCAGGGTCGGAGATAGAAGAGATAGAACAGGAGTTTGAGGAGGAAGATGTGCTCACTCTGCGACAGGTCTTCCAGCCGAACACAATGAAGCAATATGTGAAACGCTGCTGTAATGTGCATGACGCAAAGAATAAATTCCCTATTATAAAATGGCTACCGAAATATag CCTGCAGGATTTCCAGTGTGACCTGATCAGTGGACTGACCGTAGCGCTTACCGTGTTACCTCAGGGCCTTGCATACGCTGTCATTGCCAACCTACCTCCTCAA tatGGTCTGTACTCGGCATTCATGGGATGTTTTGTGTACACACTCCTGGGTACATCGAAGGACATCACGCTGGGTCCTACGGCGATCATGTCCCTAATGACTGCTGCCTTTGCCTCCTCCCCGATACCTAACGACCCAACATACGCTCTCATACTCACACTTGTTTGTGGGGTCGTGCAATTTTTAATGGGTGTACTACATTTAG GAATTATGGTGAACTTCATATCGTATCCGGTTATCAACGCCTTTACCTCAGCGGCAGCCATCACAATTGCCTTTGGTCAGGTAAAAGGCATTCTGGGTCTCCATGACATTCCGCGCGAGTTCCTTCACATGGTATATGAGACCTGCAAGAAAATTCCCGAAACCAG GGTCTGGGACCTGACGATGGGATTGTCTGCCATTGTTGTACTGCTGCTTATGAAG CAACTCCGTAAGATAAAATGGCGCCAGCCAGGACCAAATGAACGAATTCCAATGATTGTTTTAGTCTTCCGCAAGTTCATTTGGCTTTCTAGTATAG CCGCCAATGCAATAATTGTGATAACGTGCAGTGGTATTGCTGCAATATTGGAGAAATATGGTCATGGAGACGCCCTGTCCGTCACCGGCCATGTGAAGGCTGGATTACCTCCCTTTAAGCCTCCAAATTTTAGTCTCCAAAATGGCAACACAACCATCACAACTGGACAAATCTTTGGT GACATCGGAGCTGGCCTCATTGTGGTGCCTATTCTTGGACTAGTGGAATCCATCGCTATCGGCAAGGCTTTTG CCCGTCAGAATAACTACAAAATTCTGCCAAACCAGGAACTCCTTGCTATTG GTGCTGCCAACATCATGAGCTCATTTGTGTCTGCATATCCTGTCACCGGCAGCTTCTCCAG GACTGCAGTTAATTCCCAGAGCGGAGTGCGAACACCAATGGCAGGAGTGTGGACAGGGGGCATAATTATCCTGGCACTGGCCTTTTTAACTCCCCTGTTTGAATATGTCCCAAAGTCCGCCCTCTCAGCTGTTATCATTTCTGCAGTCATACAGATGGTCGATTATGAGATTGTCATGAAATTCTGGAAAATAGAAA AACTGGCTCTCATTCCCTGGGCAGTGACATTTCTGACCTCCTTTGGCCTCGGTATTGAG TATGGAATTCTGATTGGTATTGGAGTCCATCTGCTTATTCTGCTGTACCCTGTCGCTAGACCAAGGATCACC GTGCAGTACCTGGACTATGTGGTAATCACGTTCAACCAGTCTATACGTTATCCTTCTGTTGAGTACCTACAGAACAAGGTCACACAGTACATGTACAAAA ATGAGGATGAGGGAGTTCCACTGTCTGTGATCCTTGACTGTCAACATCTCACGTCCGGTCTGGACTACACAACCATCATG gGCCTTATAGAAATAATAGCAGACTTCAAGAGAAAAGATGTCCACTTTTCAATGGCAGGAGTGAAG AAATCCATCATCAAAGAGCTTAACAATGCTGATGTGAAGGACATCATATATGGCGACTCCATAGAGGACTCCATCAGGAAAATCAAGG AGGCTGAGAAGCATGGCTCGTTCGAGGACCAACTGGAGAGTATCACCATCATCAATGGCAAACTTGCGGGGGCCACAGCTGTCAACGCCTCTCCTGTCCCCGGACGACGTCTACCAAGGCTTGCGGGGGGTGTCGAACCACGACCAGTATCAAAACTTGCACAAGAGCCTGACAGGAGACTTGCTCAAAAACCGCAATCTAACTTGGCATTCGAGTCTTCCGATTCGGAGGAGGAAGACAAACCAGGAAGTCCCAGTAGTAAAAATGGTGGTTTCCGGATGTAG
- the LOC128207230 gene encoding sodium-independent sulfate anion transporter-like isoform X3 — MSGEREPLLGHAGTLSGHGSLRRRSPGSEIEEIEQEFEEEDVLTLRQVFQPNTMKQYVKRCCNVHDAKNKFPIIKWLPKYSLQDFQCDLISGLTVALTVLPQGLAYAVIANLPPQYGLYSAFMGCFVYTLLGTSKDITLGPTAIMSLMTAAFASSPIPNDPTYALILTLVCGVVQFLMGVLHLGIMVNFISYPVINAFTSAAAITIAFGQVKGILGLHDIPREFLHMVYETCKKIPETRVWDLTMGLSAIVVLLLMKQLRKIKWRQPGPNERIPMIVLVFRKFIWLSSIAANAIIVITCSGIAAILEKYGHGDALSVTGHVKAGLPPFKPPNFSLQNGNTTITTGQIFGDIGAGLIVVPILGLVESIAIGKAFARQNNYKILPNQELLAIGAANIMSSFVSAYPVTGSFSRTAVNSQSGVRTPMAGVWTGGIIILALAFLTPLFEYVPKSALSAVIISAVIQMVDYEIVMKFWKIEKLALIPWAVTFLTSFGLGIEYGILIGIGVHLLILLYPVARPRITFTKAYRSFPLSMVSVNSSALARRVQGFDRVQYLDYVVITFNQSIRYPSVEYLQNKVTQYMYKNEDEGVPLSVILDCQHLTSGLDYTTIMGLIEIIADFKRKDVHFSMAGVKKSIIKELNNADVKDIIYGDSIEDSIRKIKVI; from the exons ATGTCAGGAGAACGGGAGCCACTACTGGGGCATGCTGGGACATTGTCTGGTCATGGGTCGTTACGTAGGAGGTCACCAGGGTCGGAGATAGAAGAGATAGAACAGGAGTTTGAGGAGGAAGATGTGCTCACTCTGCGACAGGTCTTCCAGCCGAACACAATGAAGCAATATGTGAAACGCTGCTGTAATGTGCATGACGCAAAGAATAAATTCCCTATTATAAAATGGCTACCGAAATATag CCTGCAGGATTTCCAGTGTGACCTGATCAGTGGACTGACCGTAGCGCTTACCGTGTTACCTCAGGGCCTTGCATACGCTGTCATTGCCAACCTACCTCCTCAA tatGGTCTGTACTCGGCATTCATGGGATGTTTTGTGTACACACTCCTGGGTACATCGAAGGACATCACGCTGGGTCCTACGGCGATCATGTCCCTAATGACTGCTGCCTTTGCCTCCTCCCCGATACCTAACGACCCAACATACGCTCTCATACTCACACTTGTTTGTGGGGTCGTGCAATTTTTAATGGGTGTACTACATTTAG GAATTATGGTGAACTTCATATCGTATCCGGTTATCAACGCCTTTACCTCAGCGGCAGCCATCACAATTGCCTTTGGTCAGGTAAAAGGCATTCTGGGTCTCCATGACATTCCGCGCGAGTTCCTTCACATGGTATATGAGACCTGCAAGAAAATTCCCGAAACCAG GGTCTGGGACCTGACGATGGGATTGTCTGCCATTGTTGTACTGCTGCTTATGAAG CAACTCCGTAAGATAAAATGGCGCCAGCCAGGACCAAATGAACGAATTCCAATGATTGTTTTAGTCTTCCGCAAGTTCATTTGGCTTTCTAGTATAG CCGCCAATGCAATAATTGTGATAACGTGCAGTGGTATTGCTGCAATATTGGAGAAATATGGTCATGGAGACGCCCTGTCCGTCACCGGCCATGTGAAGGCTGGATTACCTCCCTTTAAGCCTCCAAATTTTAGTCTCCAAAATGGCAACACAACCATCACAACTGGACAAATCTTTGGT GACATCGGAGCTGGCCTCATTGTGGTGCCTATTCTTGGACTAGTGGAATCCATCGCTATCGGCAAGGCTTTTG CCCGTCAGAATAACTACAAAATTCTGCCAAACCAGGAACTCCTTGCTATTG GTGCTGCCAACATCATGAGCTCATTTGTGTCTGCATATCCTGTCACCGGCAGCTTCTCCAG GACTGCAGTTAATTCCCAGAGCGGAGTGCGAACACCAATGGCAGGAGTGTGGACAGGGGGCATAATTATCCTGGCACTGGCCTTTTTAACTCCCCTGTTTGAATATGTCCCAAAGTCCGCCCTCTCAGCTGTTATCATTTCTGCAGTCATACAGATGGTCGATTATGAGATTGTCATGAAATTCTGGAAAATAGAAA AACTGGCTCTCATTCCCTGGGCAGTGACATTTCTGACCTCCTTTGGCCTCGGTATTGAG TATGGAATTCTGATTGGTATTGGAGTCCATCTGCTTATTCTGCTGTACCCTGTCGCTAGACCAAGGATCACC TTTACAAAAGCATACAGAAGTTTTCCACTGAGTATGGTGTCTGTAAATTCTTCGGCACTTGCAAGACGTGTGCAAGGCTTTGACCGG GTGCAGTACCTGGACTATGTGGTAATCACGTTCAACCAGTCTATACGTTATCCTTCTGTTGAGTACCTACAGAACAAGGTCACACAGTACATGTACAAAA ATGAGGATGAGGGAGTTCCACTGTCTGTGATCCTTGACTGTCAACATCTCACGTCCGGTCTGGACTACACAACCATCATG gGCCTTATAGAAATAATAGCAGACTTCAAGAGAAAAGATGTCCACTTTTCAATGGCAGGAGTGAAG AAATCCATCATCAAAGAGCTTAACAATGCTGATGTGAAGGACATCATATATGGCGACTCCATAGAGGACTCCATCAGGAAAATCAAGG TTATATGA